From Riemerella anatipestifer ATCC 11845 = DSM 15868, a single genomic window includes:
- the xrtF gene encoding exosortase family protein XrtF — protein MFEDFKPTLKILLRFLLVYLVLLGVYQFYLNTQEGLDGLSIHIANQCTLIQNNIGYPSQAIPQPEHNTLWYYVGGEYMSRMVEGCNAVSVIILFIAFIFAFYRGFNTFIFVFAGVIFLYIINILRIVGINVVLLEYPSYGKAAHDYIFPAIIYGSVVLLWIIWIKFFVLKDEVQR, from the coding sequence ATGTTTGAAGATTTTAAACCCACACTAAAAATCCTATTAAGATTTTTATTAGTTTATTTAGTCTTGCTGGGAGTTTATCAGTTTTATTTAAATACTCAAGAAGGTTTAGATGGCTTGTCAATACATATAGCCAACCAATGTACTTTGATACAGAATAACATAGGGTATCCATCACAAGCCATACCTCAACCAGAACATAATACTTTGTGGTATTATGTAGGTGGGGAGTATATGTCTAGAATGGTGGAAGGTTGTAATGCTGTATCTGTAATAATACTTTTTATAGCATTTATTTTTGCATTTTATAGAGGTTTTAATACTTTTATTTTTGTTTTTGCAGGAGTTATATTTCTGTATATCATAAACATACTTAGGATTGTTGGAATAAATGTAGTGCTACTTGAATATCCATCTTATGGTAAAGCTGCCCATGATTATATATTCCCTGCGATTATTTACGGAAGTGTGGTTTTATTATGGATTATTTGGATTAAATTTTTTGTACTGAAAGATGAAGTTCAAAGGTAA
- a CDS encoding exosortase F system-associated membrane protein, whose protein sequence is MKFKGNLVFVILGIIGLIGVRFLEETLFYDPFLIYFKMMDGAKVFPVFQWGKLVLGHLFRLILNLLFSLIIVYFLFKDKTKTMLACVLMLLVFLITFPIYLYLVYTEFDSGLLLAFYVRRFVIQPIILLLIIPMFYYMDVKNKN, encoded by the coding sequence ATGAAGTTCAAAGGTAATCTTGTATTTGTTATACTCGGTATTATTGGTTTAATAGGGGTTCGTTTTTTAGAAGAAACTCTATTTTATGATCCTTTTTTAATCTATTTCAAAATGATGGATGGAGCCAAAGTATTCCCCGTTTTTCAGTGGGGAAAACTTGTTTTAGGACATCTTTTTAGGCTGATACTTAATCTACTTTTTTCGCTAATCATTGTTTATTTTCTTTTTAAAGATAAAACAAAGACAATGTTAGCTTGTGTTTTAATGTTATTAGTTTTTTTGATTACTTTTCCTATCTATCTCTATCTAGTTTATACGGAATTTGACTCAGGATTGCTTTTAGCTTTTTATGTTCGTAGGTTTGTTATTCAACCTATAATTTTATTGCTCATCATTCCAATGTTTTATTATATGGATGTGAAGAATAAGAATTAA
- a CDS encoding NifU family protein, which produces MENNSLEVRVENALESIRPFLNKDGGDIELIKIEDTVVYVKLLGNCSGCPVSFSTMKLGVENTVKEKVPEITRVENVE; this is translated from the coding sequence ATGGAAAATAATAGTCTAGAAGTAAGAGTAGAAAATGCACTAGAAAGCATTCGCCCTTTTCTTAACAAAGATGGTGGAGATATAGAGCTCATCAAAATAGAAGACACTGTAGTCTATGTGAAATTACTAGGTAACTGCTCTGGGTGTCCTGTAAGTTTCTCTACAATGAAGCTAGGCGTAGAAAATACAGTTAAAGAAAAGGTTCCTGAAATTACACGAGTGGAAAATGTAGAATAG
- a CDS encoding Mrp/NBP35 family ATP-binding protein — MIKKDRVLAFLKEVEVDDLVNNVQVMGNDVYIDMTAHSPAMHEKKKLEAAMKQAFASEFGEEVVLKLKIVSPEPSEAQLNQIKGKEIPGIKNIIAIASGKGGVGKSTVAANLAISLVKMGFKVGLLDADIYGPSVPTMFDTEGQKPISVEENGRNLMKPIENYGVKMLSIGYFSGANQAVVWRGPMAAKALNQMLRDAAWGELDFLLIDLPPGTGDIHLSIIQEVPITGAVIVSTPQHIALADVKKGIAMFQMESINIPVLGLIENMAYFTPEELPDNKYYIFGKQGAQYMAEDLGIPVLGEIPLIQSIREAGDVGRPAALQDGSKIAEIYTETTQKMVESLVERNKNLPPTEAVKITTMAGCSPKK; from the coding sequence ATGATAAAAAAAGATAGAGTATTAGCTTTTTTAAAAGAGGTTGAGGTAGATGACTTGGTGAATAACGTCCAAGTTATGGGTAATGATGTCTATATTGATATGACGGCACATTCTCCAGCAATGCATGAGAAAAAAAAGCTAGAAGCAGCAATGAAACAAGCTTTTGCATCTGAATTTGGGGAAGAAGTGGTTTTAAAGTTGAAAATCGTTTCTCCTGAACCTTCGGAAGCACAACTTAATCAGATTAAAGGAAAAGAAATTCCAGGCATAAAAAACATCATCGCTATTGCATCTGGGAAAGGTGGCGTGGGAAAATCAACAGTAGCCGCCAACCTTGCAATATCTTTAGTTAAAATGGGCTTTAAAGTAGGTTTACTAGATGCTGACATCTACGGTCCATCTGTACCTACTATGTTTGATACTGAAGGGCAAAAACCTATTTCTGTTGAAGAAAACGGCAGAAATCTAATGAAGCCGATTGAAAATTATGGAGTTAAAATGCTATCCATCGGTTATTTTTCTGGAGCTAATCAAGCGGTAGTATGGAGAGGTCCTATGGCTGCAAAAGCTCTCAACCAAATGCTAAGAGACGCTGCTTGGGGCGAATTAGATTTTTTATTGATAGACCTACCTCCAGGAACTGGTGATATTCATCTTTCTATCATACAAGAAGTACCTATAACGGGAGCTGTTATTGTAAGTACGCCACAACATATTGCTCTTGCAGATGTTAAGAAAGGGATTGCAATGTTCCAAATGGAAAGTATCAATATTCCAGTTTTAGGTTTAATAGAGAATATGGCTTATTTTACACCAGAAGAATTACCTGATAATAAGTATTATATCTTTGGTAAACAAGGAGCACAATATATGGCGGAAGATTTAGGCATACCTGTATTGGGCGAAATTCCTCTAATCCAAAGTATAAGAGAAGCGGGTGATGTGGGAAGACCAGCAGCTTTGCAAGATGGTTCTAAAATCGCAGAAATCTATACAGAAACCACTCAGAAAATGGTAGAGAGCTTAGTGGAAAGAAATAAGAATCTACCTCCTACAGAAGCCGTTAAAATAACTACAATGGCAGGGTGTTCTCCAAAAAAATAA
- a CDS encoding dicarboxylate/amino acid:cation symporter encodes MKGQNKLFIAILLGLIIGIGLGGFVHLQYPDSAEGFSKNIKLLGTIFIRLVQMIIAPLVFTTLVVGIAKMSDIKMIGRVGTKAMLWFLTASLVSLMIGLVFVNWLEPGKVTQLPVQDASAAAEIVNNSKGFSLEDFVKHIIPKSLFEAFATNEVLQIVVFSIMFGVALSQLGEAHSKPIIKAFDICAHAILKMVGYIMWVAPLGVLGAIAAVVATNGFEIFMVYAVYLRDFFFALGILWLVLCAVGYLILGNRLFDLLKRIKEPLLIAFSTTSSEAVFPKLVEELEKFGANNRIVSFILPLGYSFNLDGSMMYMTFASIFIAQIYGVDMSIGQQITMLLVLMLTSKGIAGVPRASLVIIVATCSMFGIPPEGIALILPIDHFCDMGRSMTNVLGNALATSAVSKWEGQLDAPTENI; translated from the coding sequence ATGAAAGGACAAAATAAACTTTTTATAGCAATATTACTAGGGCTTATTATAGGAATCGGATTAGGCGGATTTGTTCATTTGCAATATCCAGATAGTGCAGAAGGCTTTTCCAAAAACATAAAATTGCTAGGGACCATTTTTATCAGACTTGTTCAGATGATTATTGCTCCGCTTGTATTCACCACTTTGGTAGTGGGTATTGCTAAAATGAGTGATATAAAAATGATAGGTAGAGTAGGTACTAAAGCAATGTTGTGGTTTTTAACGGCTTCTTTAGTTTCTCTAATGATAGGGCTTGTATTTGTAAATTGGCTAGAACCAGGTAAAGTAACTCAACTCCCAGTACAAGATGCAAGTGCGGCGGCAGAAATCGTAAATAACAGTAAAGGCTTCTCACTAGAAGATTTTGTAAAGCATATTATTCCTAAAAGTTTATTTGAAGCTTTTGCCACTAATGAAGTATTGCAAATCGTAGTATTTTCAATAATGTTTGGGGTGGCTCTTTCTCAGTTAGGAGAAGCTCATTCTAAACCAATTATAAAGGCTTTTGATATTTGTGCTCATGCCATTCTTAAAATGGTGGGTTACATTATGTGGGTAGCTCCATTGGGAGTACTGGGTGCTATTGCTGCAGTTGTTGCTACTAATGGTTTTGAGATATTTATGGTTTATGCAGTTTACCTAAGAGACTTTTTCTTTGCATTGGGTATCCTTTGGCTAGTCCTATGTGCCGTTGGTTATTTAATACTTGGGAACAGATTGTTTGATTTATTAAAAAGAATCAAAGAGCCATTACTTATTGCATTCTCAACTACCAGCTCTGAAGCTGTTTTTCCGAAACTTGTAGAAGAACTAGAAAAGTTCGGGGCTAATAATAGAATAGTCTCCTTTATACTACCTTTAGGGTATTCGTTTAATTTGGATGGGAGCATGATGTATATGACCTTTGCGTCTATCTTTATTGCTCAAATTTACGGGGTAGATATGTCTATTGGACAACAAATCACAATGCTTTTGGTTCTTATGCTTACTTCCAAAGGGATTGCAGGTGTGCCTCGAGCTAGTTTAGTAATTATTGTAGCTACCTGTTCTATGTTTGGAATTCCACCAGAAGGCATCGCTCTCATATTACCAATAGACCATTTTTGTGATATGGGAAGAAGTATGACCAATGTACTAGGCAACGCACTAGCAACTTCCGCTGTTTCTAAATGGGAAGGACAACTAGACGCACCTACAGAAAACATATAA
- a CDS encoding SH3 domain-containing protein translates to MSLTDKYSSVVAAAQNAGVQDLSVKEQDGILYISGSTQSTATKDLVWNALGAIDPSFTASDINIDVQVKGLEVGASLTVITESSNLNLRKEPSTEAEVVGKAAKGEAVTLVEMTSNDWWKVKTKDGEEGYAYTRYLKA, encoded by the coding sequence ATGTCATTAACCGATAAATATTCAAGTGTAGTAGCTGCTGCACAAAACGCAGGAGTACAAGACTTATCTGTAAAAGAGCAAGACGGAATTCTATACATTAGTGGTAGTACACAATCTACAGCAACTAAAGATTTAGTATGGAATGCCCTTGGTGCTATTGACCCAAGTTTCACAGCATCAGATATCAATATTGATGTTCAAGTAAAAGGGCTAGAAGTAGGGGCTAGCCTTACTGTAATCACAGAAAGCTCTAACCTTAACCTTCGCAAAGAACCTTCTACAGAAGCTGAAGTTGTAGGTAAAGCTGCAAAGGGAGAAGCCGTAACTTTAGTAGAGATGACTTCCAACGATTGGTGGAAAGTAAAAACTAAAGATGGTGAAGAAGGTTATGCTTACACAAGATACCTTAAAGCTTAG
- a CDS encoding BON domain-containing protein, with product MKKIFQTAALAILVSFTAVSCKKKPNDAELSTKATEVVKANPQASVEVKDGQAHLSGVFASQAEKDQMIASLKAIPGIKDVHDMTTIATPEPAVAVNQVDAVVLQKVKDATKDFPSVKVEDVNGELTLTGNVPSSDARKIKESVDALKIGKYNNQLTVK from the coding sequence ATGAAAAAAATTTTTCAAACAGCAGCATTAGCTATTTTAGTGTCTTTTACGGCAGTTTCGTGCAAGAAAAAGCCTAACGACGCAGAACTTTCTACCAAAGCTACAGAAGTAGTTAAAGCAAACCCTCAGGCTTCAGTTGAGGTGAAAGATGGGCAAGCTCATTTAAGTGGTGTATTTGCTAGTCAAGCAGAAAAAGACCAAATGATAGCGTCTTTAAAAGCGATACCTGGCATTAAAGATGTTCACGATATGACCACCATAGCAACGCCAGAGCCTGCAGTAGCAGTAAATCAAGTAGATGCAGTAGTTTTACAAAAAGTAAAAGACGCTACTAAAGATTTCCCTAGCGTAAAAGTAGAAGATGTAAATGGTGAGCTTACACTAACAGGAAATGTGCCTTCTTCAGATGCTAGAAAGATAAAAGAGTCTGTAGATGCTCTTAAAATAGGAAAATACAATAACCAACTTACCGTAAAATAA
- a CDS encoding glycoside hydrolase family 25 protein, translated as MPKRRYNSKVRKKNNISKRNKKKIYRWILLFVMSIALIGTGIYIKNKVFFYYAMYFKKHQHKKLENSITETKRINTIITEYQDKVFGMDISHYQRKEDIEWDSLSIANDAINIDFIVLRATMGNSSKDKHFEYFWTQAKKYNYTRGAYHFYRPDEDPVLQANNFLDQVKLEKGDLRPVLDIEKIPRRKSVKQYKEDIKTWLKIVEEAYGTKPIIYTYYHFYKDYLRGDFEGYPLWLANYNHVLVPSEEDNWLFWQFTEKGIVKGINVKVDLNVFNGNSWEFDKMKLD; from the coding sequence ATGCCAAAACGAAGATATAACTCCAAAGTTAGAAAAAAAAATAACATAAGCAAGAGAAACAAAAAAAAGATTTACAGGTGGATATTACTATTTGTAATGTCTATAGCCCTTATTGGTACAGGTATTTATATCAAAAATAAAGTCTTTTTCTATTATGCTATGTATTTTAAAAAGCATCAACATAAAAAACTAGAGAATTCCATTACAGAAACTAAACGAATAAATACTATCATTACTGAGTATCAGGATAAGGTATTTGGTATGGATATATCTCATTATCAAAGAAAAGAAGATATAGAATGGGATAGCCTAAGTATTGCAAATGATGCTATAAATATTGATTTTATCGTGCTAAGAGCTACGATGGGCAATAGTTCTAAGGACAAACATTTTGAATACTTTTGGACTCAAGCAAAAAAATATAATTATACAAGAGGAGCTTATCATTTTTATCGCCCAGACGAGGATCCTGTTTTACAAGCTAATAATTTTTTAGACCAAGTGAAACTAGAAAAAGGAGATCTTCGCCCAGTGCTAGATATAGAAAAAATACCTAGAAGAAAATCTGTAAAACAGTATAAAGAAGATATAAAGACTTGGCTTAAAATAGTAGAAGAAGCCTACGGAACTAAACCTATTATCTACACCTATTATCATTTTTATAAAGACTATTTAAGAGGTGATTTTGAAGGTTATCCTCTATGGTTGGCTAATTACAATCATGTTTTAGTACCTTCGGAAGAAGATAATTGGTTGTTTTGGCAGTTTACAGAAAAAGGCATTGTAAAAGGCATCAATGTAAAAGTAGATCTCAATGTCTTCAATGGAAATTCTTGGGAGTTTGACAAAATGAAATTAGATTAG